The following are encoded in a window of Flavobacteriales bacterium genomic DNA:
- a CDS encoding AraC family transcriptional regulator, whose product MPIHLEEFRPHAAVAPHVELYWRGAFDPAQEAMLTQRVVPNGYVELIVHLGDAHCMLWKDGAWGRSPMHTLIGLYSEPYEVRFTRRVDVFGIRFKPEGWQPMIGLAASDLIAGHGDIADVMGAAHADLCERIREARDTMAMIDAADGWFLRRIAGLPAQRDYVHQAAELIRRAPSNVRIEDLPGLVCIGQRQLERAFKQRVGVTPKQYQRMQRLNRVNRLLLQGRRMDLTQVALACGYFDQAHFIREFRTFIGERPGRFLRERDNYIVIPNAAYERDLPHEPL is encoded by the coding sequence ATGCCCATCCACTTGGAGGAATTCAGGCCACATGCCGCGGTGGCACCGCATGTGGAGCTCTACTGGCGGGGCGCCTTCGACCCGGCCCAGGAGGCGATGCTGACCCAGCGTGTGGTACCGAATGGCTATGTGGAGCTCATCGTCCACTTGGGCGATGCGCACTGCATGCTTTGGAAGGATGGCGCGTGGGGACGATCGCCCATGCACACACTCATCGGCTTGTACAGCGAACCATACGAGGTGCGATTCACGCGGCGGGTGGACGTGTTCGGCATCCGGTTCAAGCCCGAAGGCTGGCAGCCCATGATCGGTTTGGCCGCCAGCGACCTGATCGCCGGTCATGGGGACATCGCCGACGTGATGGGTGCGGCGCACGCCGACCTGTGCGAACGTATCCGAGAGGCCCGTGATACCATGGCGATGATCGATGCGGCCGATGGCTGGTTCCTTCGTCGCATCGCCGGTCTGCCTGCTCAGCGGGACTACGTGCACCAGGCCGCCGAGCTCATTCGCAGGGCTCCCTCCAATGTGCGCATCGAAGACCTGCCCGGGCTGGTGTGCATCGGACAACGGCAATTGGAGCGTGCATTCAAGCAGCGTGTGGGTGTAACGCCGAAGCAGTACCAACGGATGCAGCGCCTCAACCGGGTGAACCGCTTGCTGTTGCAAGGACGACGCATGGACCTTACACAGGTGGCCCTGGCATGCGGCTACTTCGACCAGGCCCACTTCATCCGCGAGTTCCGCACCTTCATCGGGGAGCGACCAGGCCGATTCCTGCGCGAACGCGACAACTACATCGTGATCCCCAACGCGGCATACGAAAGGGACCTGCCGCACGAACCCCTCTGA
- a CDS encoding TolC family protein has translation MEDREQHIIAEAGKVFMRLGIRSVNMDDIAQHLRISKKTLYQYVKDKNELVLKAVKGITDHHRECILGICAQERNAIDESFEITRFVASQVGQLHPSVHFDLQKYHPESWDVLQSAERADIYKCITDNLRKGIEEGLYREDLDIDVIARIYISRFDVTFDGELFPSDKYRFEDVIWELFRYHIRGIASDKGRKYLVKKVKKERDGGSVAKGAHAALRGLAVAAAAGLGLTLMAQGPMDLSVRQAMDLAAKQSYAVRSSALEAEKARHRVKEITAIGFPQINGELALNNFIDVPTQLVPNFFDPGSSVEYFPAQFSLPWNAVAGLSLNQLIFDGSYIIGLQATKAVAQQSREELELTQAEARVQAARAYYGVLAAEEGVRLAAEGIPLIEQSQREAQAMLDAGFMESTDVDRITIQLEQVRSQQRAFQQQADVARMLLALTLGVPQGTPLRLTSDLPSILADPDETALSEQTFSPEAHVEQRAAETLVRLQTLNMRNERAKALPSLAGFISHRQEWNGPAFDPGGTYPFYPATVWGLRMEVPIISSGSRYHKVRQAEHQLQQVEVNRTATEQRLITEVERARAQARTARDNYADAERNMRLARSIMERTTIKFTNGAATSFELTQERANDLAVQQTYVQRLVDLLIARAELRRALDRY, from the coding sequence ATGGAGGACCGCGAACAACACATCATCGCAGAGGCCGGCAAGGTCTTCATGCGTCTGGGCATCCGCAGTGTGAACATGGACGACATCGCCCAGCACCTGCGCATCAGCAAGAAGACGCTGTACCAGTATGTGAAGGACAAGAATGAACTGGTGCTGAAGGCCGTCAAGGGCATCACGGACCATCACCGGGAGTGCATCCTGGGCATCTGCGCGCAGGAGCGCAATGCCATCGATGAGAGCTTCGAGATCACGCGCTTCGTGGCCTCGCAGGTGGGCCAGTTGCATCCCTCGGTCCACTTCGACCTGCAGAAGTATCACCCCGAATCGTGGGATGTGCTGCAGAGCGCCGAGCGTGCCGACATCTACAAGTGCATCACCGACAACCTGCGGAAAGGCATCGAGGAGGGACTCTACCGCGAGGACCTGGACATCGACGTGATCGCGCGCATCTACATCTCGCGCTTCGACGTGACCTTCGATGGGGAGCTTTTCCCGTCGGACAAGTACCGCTTCGAGGACGTGATCTGGGAGCTCTTCCGCTACCACATCCGGGGTATCGCCAGCGACAAGGGCCGCAAGTATCTGGTGAAGAAGGTGAAGAAGGAAAGGGATGGCGGCTCCGTGGCGAAAGGAGCACACGCGGCCTTGCGCGGGCTGGCCGTGGCGGCCGCTGCCGGCCTGGGTCTGACGCTGATGGCACAAGGCCCCATGGACCTGTCCGTCCGGCAGGCCATGGACCTGGCGGCGAAGCAGAGCTACGCGGTCCGGTCCAGTGCGTTGGAGGCGGAGAAAGCACGCCACCGCGTGAAGGAGATCACCGCCATCGGGTTCCCGCAGATCAACGGCGAGCTGGCCCTGAACAACTTCATCGACGTGCCCACGCAGCTGGTGCCGAATTTCTTCGACCCCGGCTCGAGCGTGGAGTATTTCCCCGCGCAGTTCTCATTGCCATGGAACGCGGTGGCAGGGCTGTCCCTGAACCAGTTGATCTTCGACGGCAGCTACATCATCGGCCTGCAGGCCACCAAGGCGGTGGCGCAGCAAAGCCGCGAGGAACTGGAGTTGACCCAGGCGGAGGCGCGCGTTCAGGCGGCCCGGGCCTACTATGGTGTGCTCGCCGCGGAGGAGGGCGTTCGGCTGGCCGCCGAGGGCATCCCCCTCATCGAACAGAGCCAGCGTGAAGCACAGGCCATGCTGGATGCCGGTTTCATGGAGAGCACCGATGTGGACCGCATCACCATCCAGCTGGAGCAGGTGCGTTCGCAGCAGCGCGCCTTCCAGCAGCAGGCCGATGTGGCCCGCATGCTGCTGGCGCTCACCCTCGGTGTTCCACAGGGCACGCCATTGCGGCTCACCAGCGACCTGCCCTCCATCCTCGCCGATCCGGACGAGACGGCCCTGAGCGAGCAGACCTTCTCCCCGGAAGCGCATGTGGAGCAGCGCGCCGCCGAGACCCTCGTGCGCCTGCAAACGCTGAACATGCGCAACGAACGCGCGAAGGCATTGCCCAGCCTGGCCGGCTTCATCAGCCACCGCCAGGAATGGAACGGTCCGGCCTTCGACCCCGGCGGCACATATCCCTTCTACCCCGCCACGGTGTGGGGCCTGCGCATGGAGGTGCCCATCATCAGCAGCGGATCGCGCTACCACAAGGTGCGGCAGGCCGAACACCAGCTGCAGCAGGTGGAGGTGAACCGCACGGCCACCGAGCAGCGCCTCATCACCGAGGTGGAGCGGGCCAGGGCACAGGCGAGGACCGCGCGCGACAACTACGCGGACGCCGAACGCAACATGCGGCTGGCGCGCAGCATCATGGAACGCACCACCATCAAGTTCACCAACGGCGCCGCCACCAGTTTCGAACTCACGCAGGAACGGGCCAACGACCTGGCCGTGCAACAGACCTATGTGCAGCGCCTCGTGGACCTGCTCATCGCCCGCGCCGAACTGCGCCGGGCCCTGGACCGATACTAA
- a CDS encoding CatB-related O-acetyltransferase — protein MYGPSPLTRHPLSGHERLCFLKHIITRPSIEVGEYTYYDDFEDVANFERNVKYHFDFIGDRLVIGKFCMIASDVTFLMNGGNHLVEGISSYPFEIFGHGWEGAMEGLDYPHKGDTIVGNDVWIGYRATIMPGVRIGDGAIIAACAVVTKDVEPYSIVAGNPAREVRKRFAEVDIARLLALRWWDRDAAWITRNVRLLHGTDIGALEATH, from the coding sequence ATGTACGGCCCATCCCCCCTCACGCGCCATCCCCTCTCCGGGCATGAGCGCCTTTGTTTCCTGAAGCACATCATCACGCGCCCTTCCATAGAGGTGGGTGAATACACCTATTACGACGACTTCGAAGACGTGGCGAACTTCGAGCGCAACGTGAAGTACCACTTCGACTTCATCGGCGACCGGTTGGTGATCGGGAAGTTCTGCATGATCGCCTCGGACGTCACCTTCCTCATGAATGGCGGCAATCACCTGGTGGAGGGCATCAGCAGCTATCCCTTCGAGATCTTCGGCCACGGCTGGGAGGGTGCCATGGAGGGGCTGGACTACCCGCACAAGGGCGACACCATCGTGGGCAATGATGTCTGGATCGGCTACCGGGCCACCATCATGCCCGGAGTTCGCATCGGCGATGGCGCCATCATCGCGGCCTGTGCGGTGGTCACGAAGGACGTGGAACCATACAGCATCGTGGCGGGCAACCCGGCGCGCGAGGTGCGGAAGCGTTTCGCCGAGGTGGACATCGCGCGGCTGCTGGCATTGCGCTGGTGGGACCGCGATGCGGCATGGATCACACGGAATGTCCGCTTGCTGCACGGCACGGACATCGGGGCCTTGGAGGCGACGCACTGA
- a CDS encoding efflux RND transporter periplasmic adaptor subunit, whose protein sequence is MKTNLFILITIALLASCGGGADIDAELRAKRSERDSLKTEREKLNKAIAAVEDWLVRHDPDQKRALPVVTTYRLEPRAFAHWTEAHGSVRADQNALVYTTSGGEIRRILVQQGQAVRKGQAIVEIDVDALRQQVQQAEVSVELARTVFERQKSLWEQKVGSEVQYLEAKSRKEAGEAQLQALREQLRNAQVLAPFDGVVDEIFPNLGDMANPMQPVARVVALGKASIEVDLAEDLLTKVKAGDPVEVILPELRDTLMATIDQCGQYINPNNRTFKVTLRVANGAQLRPNQLANVRIRDLDVQDALVVPSRLVMENSVGDSYVYVLEEVDGIARSRKVFVRVLSAQGGELLIERAATGLKGGEALIDQGSRLVVDKQEVQVLRGA, encoded by the coding sequence ATGAAGACGAACCTGTTCATCCTGATCACCATCGCGCTACTGGCAAGCTGCGGTGGCGGAGCCGATATCGACGCTGAACTGCGCGCCAAGCGGTCCGAGCGCGATTCGCTGAAGACCGAACGCGAGAAACTCAACAAGGCCATCGCTGCGGTGGAGGACTGGCTCGTGCGGCATGACCCCGACCAGAAGCGCGCCCTGCCCGTGGTGACGACCTACCGGTTGGAGCCGCGTGCCTTCGCCCACTGGACGGAGGCCCACGGCAGCGTGCGCGCGGACCAGAACGCCCTGGTCTACACCACCAGCGGTGGCGAGATCCGCCGGATACTGGTGCAACAGGGCCAGGCGGTGCGCAAGGGCCAGGCGATCGTGGAGATCGACGTGGACGCGCTGCGCCAGCAGGTGCAACAGGCCGAGGTGAGCGTGGAGCTGGCGCGCACCGTCTTCGAACGCCAGAAGAGCCTATGGGAACAGAAGGTGGGCAGCGAGGTGCAATACCTGGAGGCCAAGAGCCGCAAAGAGGCCGGCGAAGCCCAGTTGCAGGCGCTGCGCGAGCAGTTGCGCAACGCCCAGGTGCTCGCGCCCTTCGACGGCGTGGTGGACGAGATCTTCCCCAACCTGGGCGACATGGCCAACCCCATGCAACCCGTGGCGCGTGTGGTGGCACTGGGCAAGGCCAGCATCGAAGTGGATCTCGCCGAGGACCTGCTGACCAAGGTGAAGGCGGGTGATCCCGTGGAAGTGATCCTGCCCGAATTGCGCGACACCCTCATGGCCACCATCGACCAATGCGGCCAGTACATCAATCCGAACAACCGCACCTTCAAGGTGACGCTGCGCGTGGCCAACGGCGCACAACTGCGACCCAACCAGCTCGCCAACGTGCGCATCCGCGACCTGGACGTTCAGGACGCGCTGGTGGTGCCCAGCCGCCTGGTGATGGAGAACAGCGTCGGCGACAGCTACGTGTACGTGCTGGAGGAGGTGGACGGCATCGCGCGCAGCCGCAAGGTCTTCGTGCGGGTGCTCAGCGCGCAGGGCGGTGAGCTCCTCATAGAGCGTGCGGCGACCGGACTCAAGGGTGGTGAAGCCCTCATCGACCAGGGTTCGCGCCTGGTGGTGGACAAGCAGGAGGTGCAGGTGCTGCGGGGGGCGTGA
- a CDS encoding cupin domain-containing protein, giving the protein MTIVNIDHLDLTEFTASQDAKQRCRATFPMLGAHGTRECATVYFELDPGEHLGRHTDSAEELLLVLEGEVEAEVDGQRGILLKGDLAHVPKMAPHDLRNIGHGTARVLGFFGGANHIQATFEQQWNGMPGHTVDTSAMAAGQEAR; this is encoded by the coding sequence ATGACCATTGTGAACATCGATCATCTGGACCTGACGGAATTCACCGCCAGCCAAGATGCGAAGCAACGGTGCCGCGCCACCTTCCCCATGTTGGGGGCGCATGGCACGCGGGAATGCGCCACCGTCTACTTCGAGCTCGATCCGGGCGAACACCTGGGCCGACATACCGACAGCGCCGAGGAGTTGCTGCTTGTGCTCGAGGGCGAAGTGGAGGCGGAGGTGGATGGCCAGCGGGGCATCCTGCTGAAAGGCGACCTGGCGCATGTGCCGAAGATGGCGCCGCACGACCTGCGCAACATCGGCCATGGGACCGCCAGGGTGCTGGGCTTCTTCGGCGGGGCGAATCATATCCAGGCCACCTTCGAGCAGCAATGGAATGGCATGCCGGGCCATACAGTGGACACCTCCGCGATGGCCGCTGGCCAGGAAGCCCGATAG
- a CDS encoding sensor histidine kinase, with translation MAADIIGHSGGESFWHIRTISWALMAGFLLAEAAAVHGQTHEIDSLRALLGRSYQEDTATVLTLQELSASYWQVDLDSSEAVARRLIALSEKIGYPAGISIGYGSLGVCQWYRNNYFEALAHHERALEAAIQAARPQNIARVHHNIGLVYDEMGDHQEAMRHYVEALKLFQSSDDRQRMASAYNVIGGLFSRMDDKPAALEEYRKARAIRESIGDGVGLSETYGHMGVVLSEMGHQDSALYYFGRSLALARELGHNRRVASNHTNIGKVFIKEGGFRAALAHMDSALSIYSGLGDRRGMSIAHINIGRVHADQGKDERALEHIRKASALAEEVGAMEQLIIALRGSSEILARIGRHREAYADRLRYEALNDSIHDREKMRSVTRIRMEHEFQRQRLLDSLATAEATELASRDHALQLAAERNRRTLITLGALLVLVVAGALWSRLRYMRRARDTILRTQEQLLASEKQREAEQVRTRIARDIHDEIGGELTRIRMFGQEVRHLMTHDQTAAGAMLDRMGRSAREANGALRDIVWATDPKRDTMHGLVEHLREIAHRQLEPGGTETDIRVHHAGNDLPVDPAWRAHVLRIVKEALNNAVKYAGAKSIALEFATEQDSFKLRIADDGKGFDPADKPSGNGLSNMRARAEAIGAELGIISAPGIGCVVEVEGPLPTAVDGQQP, from the coding sequence ATGGCAGCGGACATCATCGGTCATTCTGGCGGGGAGTCGTTCTGGCACATCCGTACCATCAGCTGGGCGCTGATGGCGGGTTTCCTGCTGGCCGAAGCTGCTGCCGTGCACGGACAAACACACGAGATCGACAGTCTCAGAGCGTTGCTTGGTCGATCATACCAGGAGGATACGGCCACGGTCCTCACACTGCAAGAGCTGTCCGCGAGCTATTGGCAGGTGGACCTTGATTCCTCCGAGGCCGTTGCGCGGCGGCTCATCGCGCTCAGCGAAAAGATCGGCTACCCGGCGGGCATCAGCATTGGCTATGGCAGCCTGGGTGTCTGCCAGTGGTACCGGAACAACTACTTCGAGGCGCTGGCCCATCATGAGCGGGCCCTGGAAGCTGCCATACAGGCCGCCAGACCGCAGAACATCGCCCGGGTCCATCATAACATCGGCCTGGTGTACGATGAGATGGGGGACCACCAGGAGGCCATGCGGCACTATGTGGAGGCGCTGAAGTTGTTCCAGTCTTCGGACGATCGGCAGCGCATGGCGTCCGCGTACAACGTGATCGGCGGTTTGTTCAGCAGGATGGATGACAAGCCTGCCGCGTTGGAGGAGTATCGCAAGGCCAGGGCGATCCGCGAGTCCATTGGGGATGGTGTCGGCCTGTCGGAGACCTACGGGCACATGGGTGTCGTTCTTTCGGAAATGGGTCACCAGGACAGTGCCCTGTACTACTTCGGCAGGTCCCTGGCCCTCGCGCGCGAACTGGGCCATAACCGCAGGGTGGCCTCCAACCACACCAACATCGGCAAGGTGTTCATCAAGGAAGGAGGGTTTCGTGCGGCCTTGGCGCACATGGATAGCGCGCTGTCCATCTACTCCGGCCTCGGGGATCGGCGGGGCATGAGCATCGCCCACATCAACATCGGGCGCGTGCATGCGGACCAGGGGAAGGATGAGCGCGCCCTGGAGCACATTCGCAAGGCCTCCGCTCTGGCCGAAGAAGTGGGTGCGATGGAGCAGCTTATCATCGCGCTGAGGGGTTCATCGGAGATCCTGGCACGCATCGGCCGGCACAGGGAGGCCTACGCTGACCGCCTGCGGTATGAAGCACTGAACGATTCCATCCACGACCGTGAGAAGATGCGGTCCGTGACCCGTATCCGCATGGAGCACGAGTTCCAACGGCAACGTCTGCTCGACAGCTTGGCGACCGCTGAGGCTACCGAACTGGCAAGTCGCGACCACGCCCTGCAACTGGCGGCCGAACGCAACCGCAGGACCCTCATCACCCTGGGCGCCCTGCTGGTGCTGGTGGTGGCCGGAGCGCTGTGGTCACGGTTGCGGTACATGCGTCGCGCGCGGGACACCATTCTCCGTACGCAGGAGCAGTTGCTGGCCAGCGAGAAACAGCGTGAAGCGGAACAGGTGCGCACACGCATCGCGCGCGACATCCATGACGAGATCGGGGGTGAACTCACACGCATCCGCATGTTCGGACAGGAAGTACGGCATCTGATGACCCATGACCAGACCGCGGCCGGAGCGATGCTGGACCGGATGGGGCGCTCGGCGCGCGAGGCCAATGGTGCGTTGCGCGACATCGTGTGGGCCACCGATCCGAAGCGCGATACGATGCATGGCCTGGTGGAGCACCTGCGGGAGATCGCCCACCGGCAACTGGAACCAGGGGGAACGGAAACGGATATCCGGGTCCACCATGCCGGCAATGACCTGCCGGTGGACCCCGCTTGGCGCGCGCACGTGCTTCGTATCGTGAAAGAAGCCTTGAACAACGCCGTGAAGTATGCCGGTGCGAAGAGCATCGCCCTGGAATTCGCCACCGAGCAAGACAGCTTCAAGCTGCGGATCGCGGACGACGGCAAGGGCTTCGACCCGGCCGACAAACCAAGTGGCAACGGCTTGAGCAACATGCGCGCACGAGCGGAGGCCATCGGAGCCGAACTTGGCATCATCAGCGCACCGGGCATAGGATGCGTGGTGGAGGTGGAGGGGCCGTTGCCCACTGCTGTGGATGGGCAACAGCCTTGA
- a CDS encoding efflux RND transporter permease subunit — protein MSQDNGKNYQDKRFAISSWAVDNRATVIVLSILIALIGLSAYNSMPREAFPEVVTPEIYVSTMYPGNAPDDMEKLITRPLEKEIKTITGIDEINSTSVQGFSTIQVKFDFNVTPSEALRKVKDAVDKAKSDPDFPTDLPAEPNVMEMNFSEMMPVMNINLSGDYSVDQLNKWAELLEDKLEDLPEVNKVEIRGVPKKEVRISLDLRKMEAREISFDDVANAVRSENVSISGGEVLVDGLRRTVSVSGEFTDMEQVRRIVVKQENLDIVRLGEIADVAFTYVEPTSYAREYGQPVVMVDVMKRSGRNLLVASDSINNVLDRFKGSVFPADLHITITGDMSDQTRTQVDELENSILFGIMLVVGVLMFFLGLRNAIFVGIAIPMSMMLSFIVLNTMGYTLNMMVLFSLVLALGMLVDNGIVVIENTHRLMGEGQGALRAAKNGIGEVAMPIIASTATTVAVFIPLLLWPGIMGEFMKFLPITLMVVLASSLFVGLIINPVLASRYMRVTQDGPPRWLTFKVGGWMTGLGLVFSLLGHFGGSTFLFTLGNLAVAFGLFGYLNHYFLYPASVRFQTRTMPRLEERYRNFLVWALEGRRPRWLFLGTIGLLVFSFVLTGIFPPNTLFFPVNQPLYVNVFLEKPIGTDIDETDATMRVIEERVFQVLSDPKYNDTVTDTLPDGSTRERLQNYLVSAVIAQVGEGTSDPMSGPSFDATPHKGRLQVSFVKYAERRGVNTLDVMEEIREAMRGVPGVTVVVDKDPAGPPVPKPINIEIKGDDVNALIAEGERLRDFLKDQHIAYVEELKLDVETGKPEMLIDIDRAKARRYNVSTWAIGDAIRTALYGREVSTYKQGEDDYPVNLRLMDQYRYDPEQLLGMRITFRDQTDGKIRQVPISALATAHYASTFSAVKRKDLKRMVQVHSNVTDEFQKQPTVEKVQAAFAGYEQDPRFTYEFTGELKEQEKEMAFLSTALMIAVFLIFLIIVAQFNSAAIPAIIVSSVVFSLIGVFLGLVIFRMEFVIMMTMVGIISLAGIVVNNSIVLIDFMMLMQKRRKAELGLREDQRLPMPEVLRAIEDAGARRLRPVLLTAITTVLGLIPLAIGININFFTFFSALDPQFTLGGDNTVFWGPMSWTVIFGLVFATFLTLVIVPVMFLLLTKLMYRFVPVPQLTTGDNGGVVKALEVGV, from the coding sequence ATGTCACAGGACAACGGCAAGAACTACCAGGACAAGCGCTTCGCGATCAGTTCGTGGGCGGTGGACAACCGCGCCACGGTGATCGTGCTGTCCATCCTCATCGCCTTGATCGGTCTCAGCGCATACAACAGCATGCCGCGCGAGGCCTTCCCGGAGGTGGTGACACCCGAGATCTATGTGAGCACCATGTACCCCGGCAACGCGCCGGACGACATGGAGAAGCTCATCACCCGCCCGCTGGAGAAGGAGATCAAGACGATCACCGGCATTGACGAGATCAACTCCACCAGCGTGCAGGGCTTCAGCACCATCCAGGTGAAGTTCGATTTCAACGTCACGCCCAGCGAGGCCCTGCGGAAGGTGAAGGACGCCGTGGACAAGGCCAAGTCCGACCCCGACTTCCCGACGGACCTGCCCGCAGAGCCCAACGTGATGGAGATGAACTTCTCCGAGATGATGCCAGTGATGAACATCAACCTCAGCGGCGACTACAGCGTGGACCAGTTGAACAAATGGGCCGAACTGCTGGAGGACAAACTGGAGGACCTCCCCGAGGTGAACAAGGTGGAGATCCGCGGTGTGCCCAAGAAGGAGGTGCGCATCAGCCTCGATCTGCGGAAGATGGAGGCGCGCGAGATCTCCTTCGATGACGTGGCCAACGCCGTGCGCAGCGAGAACGTGAGCATCAGTGGTGGCGAGGTGCTGGTGGATGGCCTGCGCCGCACGGTGAGTGTGAGCGGCGAGTTCACGGACATGGAGCAGGTGCGCCGGATCGTGGTGAAGCAGGAGAACCTGGACATCGTTAGGCTGGGCGAGATCGCCGACGTGGCCTTCACTTATGTGGAGCCCACCAGCTACGCCCGCGAGTACGGCCAGCCCGTGGTGATGGTGGATGTGATGAAACGCAGCGGACGCAACCTGCTCGTGGCCAGCGACAGCATCAACAACGTGCTGGACCGGTTCAAGGGCAGCGTATTCCCCGCCGACCTGCACATCACCATCACCGGTGACATGAGCGACCAGACACGTACGCAGGTGGACGAACTGGAGAACAGCATCCTCTTCGGCATCATGCTCGTGGTGGGCGTGCTCATGTTCTTCCTCGGCCTGCGCAACGCCATCTTCGTGGGCATCGCCATCCCCATGAGCATGATGCTGAGCTTCATCGTGCTCAACACCATGGGCTACACGCTGAACATGATGGTGCTCTTCAGCCTGGTGCTCGCATTGGGCATGCTGGTGGACAACGGCATCGTGGTGATCGAGAACACCCACCGCCTGATGGGCGAGGGGCAGGGTGCGTTGCGCGCGGCCAAGAACGGCATCGGCGAAGTGGCCATGCCCATCATCGCCAGCACGGCCACCACCGTGGCGGTATTCATCCCGCTGCTCCTGTGGCCGGGCATCATGGGCGAGTTCATGAAGTTCCTGCCCATCACCCTCATGGTGGTGCTGGCCTCATCGCTTTTCGTGGGCCTCATCATCAACCCGGTGCTCGCCTCGCGCTACATGCGCGTCACGCAGGACGGTCCGCCGCGCTGGCTCACCTTCAAGGTGGGCGGCTGGATGACCGGCCTCGGTCTGGTGTTCAGCCTGCTGGGCCACTTCGGCGGCAGCACCTTCCTCTTCACACTGGGCAACCTCGCCGTGGCCTTCGGCCTGTTCGGCTATTTGAACCACTACTTCCTCTACCCGGCGTCGGTGCGTTTCCAAACACGCACCATGCCCCGCTTGGAGGAGCGCTACCGCAACTTTCTGGTATGGGCGCTGGAAGGCCGCCGCCCGCGCTGGTTGTTCCTGGGCACCATCGGCCTGCTCGTATTCTCCTTCGTGCTCACGGGCATCTTCCCGCCCAACACGCTCTTCTTCCCGGTGAACCAGCCGCTCTATGTGAACGTGTTCCTGGAGAAGCCCATCGGCACGGACATCGACGAGACCGACGCCACCATGCGCGTCATCGAGGAGCGTGTGTTCCAGGTGCTTTCCGATCCGAAGTACAACGACACCGTGACGGATACGCTGCCCGATGGCAGCACACGCGAACGTCTCCAGAACTACCTGGTGAGCGCGGTGATCGCGCAAGTGGGCGAGGGCACCAGCGACCCCATGAGCGGCCCCAGTTTCGATGCCACTCCGCACAAGGGCCGCCTGCAGGTGAGCTTCGTGAAGTACGCCGAACGCCGGGGTGTGAACACGCTGGACGTGATGGAGGAGATCCGCGAGGCCATGCGCGGCGTGCCCGGTGTGACCGTGGTGGTGGACAAGGATCCCGCCGGGCCGCCGGTGCCCAAGCCGATCAACATCGAGATCAAAGGCGATGACGTCAACGCGTTGATCGCCGAGGGCGAACGCCTGCGGGATTTCCTCAAGGACCAGCACATCGCCTACGTGGAGGAGCTGAAACTCGATGTGGAGACCGGCAAGCCCGAGATGCTCATCGACATCGACCGGGCCAAGGCACGGCGGTACAACGTGAGCACCTGGGCCATCGGCGACGCCATCCGCACCGCGCTCTATGGCCGGGAGGTGAGCACTTACAAACAGGGCGAGGACGACTACCCCGTGAACCTGCGCCTGATGGACCAGTACCGCTACGATCCGGAGCAGCTGTTGGGCATGCGCATCACCTTCCGTGACCAGACCGATGGCAAGATCCGCCAGGTGCCCATCAGCGCATTGGCCACGGCCCATTACGCCAGCACCTTCAGCGCGGTGAAACGCAAGGACCTCAAGCGCATGGTGCAGGTGCACAGCAACGTCACCGATGAGTTCCAGAAGCAGCCCACGGTGGAAAAGGTGCAGGCCGCCTTCGCCGGATACGAGCAGGATCCGCGCTTCACCTATGAGTTCACCGGCGAACTGAAGGAACAGGAGAAGGAGATGGCCTTCCTCAGCACCGCGTTGATGATCGCCGTCTTCCTCATTTTCCTCATCATCGTGGCCCAGTTCAACAGTGCCGCCATACCGGCGATCATCGTCAGTTCGGTGGTCTTCAGCCTCATCGGGGTCTTCCTCGGCCTGGTCATCTTCCGCATGGAGTTCGTGATCATGATGACCATGGTGGGCATCATCTCCCTGGCGGGCATCGTGGTGAACAACTCCATCGTGCTCATCGACTTCATGATGCTGATGCAGAAGCGCCGCAAGGCCGAACTGGGCCTGCGCGAGGACCAGCGCCTGCCCATGCCCGAGGTGCTCCGGGCCATCGAGGACGCCGGTGCGCGCCGCCTGCGCCCCGTGCTGCTCACGGCCATCACCACCGTGCTGGGCCTCATTCCCCTGGCCATCGGCATCAACATCAACTTCTTCACCTTCTTCAGCGCGCTCGATCCGCAGTTCACCCTGGGCGGCGACAACACCGTGTTCTGGGGGCCCATGAGCTGGACGGTGATCTTCGGCCTCGTCTTCGCCACCTTCCTCACCCTGGTGATCGTGCCGGTGATGTTCCTGTTGCTGACGAAACTGATGTACCGCTTCGTGCCGGTGCCGCAGTTGACCACTGGTGACAACGGCGGCGTGGTGAAGGCTTTGGAGGTGGGGGTGTAA